CCAATAGTGTGCCTATTGTAGCACAGCTGATAGAACATCCCGGCGTGCAGGTGATCTTTACAGGAGGAAGGGTGAATAAAGATTCTCAGACATCCGGTGGACTGAACACCATCCGCACAATTCAAAACCTGCGGGCAGACCTCTGTTTCCTGGGTGTTTGCAGTTTACACCCTGATGCCGGTGTAACAGGACTTGATTTTGAAGAAGCAGAAGTAAAATCAGCGATGGTAAAGGCAGCAAATAAAGTAGTAGCGCTGGCTACCAGTGACAAGATGGGCACCGGGGAGACTTTTAAAGTATGTGAGATCACAGATATTGATACCATTGTTACAGATAATCCTTCGCTGGAACTTTTTAATCCTTATATTAAGTTGGGTTTACAGGTGATGTAGTTGTTTTTTCGGGGATAACACCTTTTGATTCCACTTCCACCTGTTCCACCCATACTGCATAGTTATTCGGGTAGATCCTTTCTCCTTTATGCTGTACATACTCGCGGGTAAAAGCAGCGCCGAAATACAGGATGGCTGCGGAATAATATACCCATACCAGTAAGATCACCAAAGAACCTGCTGCGCCATAGGTACTGCCGATACTGCTGTTACCGAGATAAAGCCCGATACCGAATTTACCCAGCATAAATAAAACGCTTGTTGTCATGGCCCCTACCCATACATGCCGCCATTTCACTTTTGCATCCGGCAATACTTTAAAGATCACGGCAAATAAAGCAGTAATAGTAATAAAAGTAACGATAAGGTTAACGATATAAACAACAATAGCAGTAGGCAGCAGCGCACTCAGCCTGCTCATCAGCACTTCTATAATACCATGGATCACCAGTGATACCACCATCACAAAACCAAGACTGATCACAAGAGAGAAAGACAATAAACGGGTGAGGACAATTTTCAACAATCCCTTTCCTTTTTTAGGTTTCGCTTTTAAACGCCAGATCAGGTTAATGGAATCCTGGATCTCTGTAAAAACCCCGGTGGCTCCGATGATCAGCGTAATAAGCCCTATAATGGCAGACCATCCGAGGTCGGTTGACAAGGCTGTGTTCTTAATGATCTCCTGTATCTGCCCGGCGGCAGAGGACCCTAAAAGCCCCCGGAGCTCTCCATACAACTTCCCTTCTATGGCTTCCCTGCCCAGGAAGATATCACCGCAATACAGGGCCACAATGATCATGGGCGCAATGGAAAATACCGTGGAATAAGCAAGGGAGGCACTTAATTTCAGGATCTTATCATCAATGAAATCGATGCCTGCGCATTTGAACATTTCCCACCAATGTTTTATAGCGTTCATACAGCAGTGAATACAAAAACCCTGCTAAAAAAAATTCCCCGCCAGACGCCGGGGAATTATGCTTAGGTTACT
This DNA window, taken from Chitinophaga niabensis, encodes the following:
- a CDS encoding DeoR/GlpR family DNA-binding transcription regulator; amino-acid sequence: MLREERLEFILRKLQTDQKVLQTELSNDLQVSEDTVRRDLDSLAQNGLLIKVRGGAIPHSPNPYPFKERLQYHEDDKKNIARKALSLLHNGQTVILDGGTSTLTLVKLFPPNLQLTVVTNSVPIVAQLIEHPGVQVIFTGGRVNKDSQTSGGLNTIRTIQNLRADLCFLGVCSLHPDAGVTGLDFEEAEVKSAMVKAANKVVALATSDKMGTGETFKVCEITDIDTIVTDNPSLELFNPYIKLGLQVM
- a CDS encoding YihY/virulence factor BrkB family protein: MNAIKHWWEMFKCAGIDFIDDKILKLSASLAYSTVFSIAPMIIVALYCGDIFLGREAIEGKLYGELRGLLGSSAAGQIQEIIKNTALSTDLGWSAIIGLITLIIGATGVFTEIQDSINLIWRLKAKPKKGKGLLKIVLTRLLSFSLVISLGFVMVVSLVIHGIIEVLMSRLSALLPTAIVVYIVNLIVTFITITALFAVIFKVLPDAKVKWRHVWVGAMTTSVLFMLGKFGIGLYLGNSSIGSTYGAAGSLVILLVWVYYSAAILYFGAAFTREYVQHKGERIYPNNYAVWVEQVEVESKGVIPEKTTTSPVNPT